The following proteins are encoded in a genomic region of Aliiroseovarius sp. F47248L:
- the nagA gene encoding N-acetylglucosamine-6-phosphate deacetylase: MMDLWITPDHLFDGRDLHSGKSVRVHDGRVVDLANARTDATRVPGLLTPGFVDLQVNGGGGVQLNSTPTAEGMQIIADAHRTFGTVAVLPTVITDKPDVIDRAADAAIAAKGRQGIVGLHIEGPHIAMERRGTHSPDLVRPLDARTMTTVTRLREAGVSVMITLAPEAATLEQIDQLAKLGAVVSLGHTDATAEMMVAAFKAGASCATHLFNAMSPMVGRAPGAVGAVINSTCYSGIICDGHHVADEMVGLAIRARPVSDRMFLVSDAMATVGGPEHFNLYGQDITLKEGRLINAEGSLAGAHVTQVEGVKRLVDHAGTSLEQALRMATSIPSECIGQPEIGRLEGRTIADMILLDDDLFLTGNLAAVLGNLKRAAAAG; the protein is encoded by the coding sequence ATGATGGACCTCTGGATCACCCCCGACCACTTGTTTGATGGTCGCGATTTGCACAGCGGAAAATCTGTGCGGGTTCACGATGGGCGCGTCGTTGATCTGGCCAATGCACGGACGGATGCCACCCGCGTGCCCGGTCTATTGACGCCCGGTTTCGTGGACTTGCAAGTCAATGGCGGGGGCGGTGTTCAGTTGAACTCGACCCCGACAGCCGAGGGGATGCAGATCATCGCCGATGCTCATCGGACTTTCGGAACGGTCGCTGTTTTGCCGACTGTGATCACCGATAAACCCGATGTAATCGACCGCGCAGCCGATGCTGCCATTGCCGCAAAAGGGCGGCAGGGCATTGTGGGGCTGCATATCGAGGGGCCACATATTGCAATGGAGCGACGTGGCACCCATTCTCCTGACCTTGTTCGTCCACTGGATGCACGCACTATGACCACGGTGACACGCCTGCGCGAGGCCGGTGTCTCTGTGATGATCACGCTGGCCCCCGAGGCCGCGACGCTTGAGCAGATTGACCAGTTGGCGAAGCTAGGGGCTGTCGTTTCGTTGGGCCACACAGATGCGACGGCAGAGATGATGGTAGCTGCCTTCAAAGCGGGAGCAAGCTGCGCCACACATTTGTTCAATGCGATGTCCCCAATGGTGGGACGAGCACCCGGAGCGGTCGGAGCGGTGATCAACTCGACCTGCTACAGCGGGATCATTTGCGACGGACATCACGTGGCGGATGAAATGGTCGGACTGGCCATCCGCGCGCGTCCTGTGTCGGATCGGATGTTCCTCGTATCCGATGCAATGGCCACAGTCGGCGGGCCGGAACATTTCAACCTCTATGGGCAAGACATTACTCTGAAGGAAGGTCGCCTGATCAATGCCGAAGGCAGTCTGGCCGGGGCGCATGTGACACAAGTCGAAGGGGTCAAACGGTTGGTGGATCACGCCGGCACATCGTTGGAGCAAGCCCTGCGTATGGCGACTTCGATTCCGTCGGAGTGTATCGGGCAGCCGGAAATTGGGCGGCTTGAGGGTCGGACAATCGCAGACATGATCCTGCTGGACGATGACCTGTTCTTGACAGGCAATTTAGCGGCGGTCCTTGGCAATCTGAAACGCGCCGCAGCCGCGGGTTGA
- a CDS encoding ROK family protein codes for MIAAGIDLGGTKIEVQVFDDDWSVAQRHRVLTPAEYEPLVAAIADQIRWADDKVGQAVPIGVGAAGLLHPDTGLALTANLAASNKPFKRDIETAIGRQITYVNDCRAMALSEAIFGIGKGKRTVVALILGTGIGGGIAVDGTILQGPTLTGGEFGHTAAPAHLVARYDLPVVQCGCGRMGCTETYIAGPGMNRLAKALTGQDLTPPDIATRRTGDMAQVWSVWCEMTAELLHTLTMTVDPDLIVLGGGLSRIEGVVDDLSNAALRAQIGTFGTAKLALAEGGDTSGARGAAYAAWQAERTENG; via the coding sequence ATGATCGCAGCTGGCATTGACCTTGGCGGCACCAAGATCGAGGTGCAAGTGTTCGACGACGACTGGTCGGTCGCACAGCGTCATCGTGTGCTGACCCCCGCCGAATATGAACCGTTGGTTGCAGCCATAGCCGACCAGATCCGCTGGGCGGATGACAAGGTCGGCCAAGCTGTACCGATCGGAGTTGGGGCAGCAGGACTTTTGCACCCCGATACCGGCCTTGCGTTGACGGCAAACCTTGCCGCGTCAAACAAGCCGTTCAAACGTGACATAGAAACCGCCATTGGGCGTCAGATTACTTATGTAAACGATTGCCGTGCGATGGCCCTGTCCGAAGCGATTTTCGGCATCGGCAAGGGTAAACGCACGGTCGTGGCGTTGATCCTTGGCACGGGCATCGGCGGCGGGATCGCTGTGGATGGAACGATCCTGCAAGGTCCTACCCTGACCGGGGGCGAATTCGGCCATACGGCAGCGCCCGCCCATCTGGTTGCCAGATACGATTTGCCGGTTGTGCAATGTGGGTGTGGGCGTATGGGATGTACCGAAACCTATATCGCCGGTCCCGGGATGAACCGCCTGGCCAAGGCATTGACCGGGCAAGATCTAACGCCGCCCGACATTGCGACGCGTCGCACAGGGGACATGGCGCAAGTCTGGTCCGTTTGGTGCGAGATGACGGCCGAACTATTGCATACACTAACAATGACGGTTGATCCCGACCTGATCGTTCTGGGCGGGGGGCTTAGCCGGATTGAAGGTGTCGTTGATGACCTGAGTAACGCCGCGCTCCGCGCGCAAATTGGAACCTTTGGCACGGCAAAACTGGCTTTGGCTGAAGGCGGAGATACAAGCGGTGCACGTGGCGCTGCCTATGCTGCTTGGCAGGCTGAAAGGACAGAAAATGGCTGA
- a CDS encoding SLC13 family permease — protein MEPIVFSLEMGVVCAMLAFTVFLFVSEIVRIDLAAILILVILGILSYVPAMSNLAEVNHLFDGFASNAVISIIAVMIVGAGLDKTGLMNKVAATIMKRGGATEARIQPIVAGTVGVISSFMQNVGAAALFLPVISRISTRSGIPLNRLAMPMGFCAILGGTMTMVGSSPLILLNDLIETANTSLPEAQKMPAFGLFSVTPIGAVLILCGILYFLLLGRWVLPGGGSASSSSVGQGMSAYLKRVYGIKANVYEVDVPADSQLVGQILADVNLENNLYIISTFYRGKTSMVQVLTAEIAAPCRLAIIGKKTVVEAFAEKYGLSIFPELDVFVEEFAPTNAGIAEIVIPPESKLVGKSPRELVLRKTYGLSLLAIHRGEETLSHVETDEHKPTAIGLVEFQVGDMLVAHTRWDNLTRLKDDRDFVIITSDFPQEELRPHKVGWALLFFAISISMILFTDIRLSLCLLTGAVGMLLARVISIDEAYQAVGWNTVFLLASLIPLGQAVQNTGTAEWIAQQILTLLDGWPLWALQTGIAILSTAFSLVMSNVGATVLLVPLAVSIAVAAGGDPALFALTVAISTSNSFIIPTHQVNALIMGPAGYKVKDFVKSGGIMTVIFLVVSLVMLNVVF, from the coding sequence ATGGAGCCGATTGTCTTTTCGCTGGAAATGGGCGTCGTCTGCGCGATGCTGGCGTTTACTGTTTTCCTTTTCGTGTCCGAGATCGTTCGGATCGACCTGGCGGCAATCTTGATCCTCGTCATCCTTGGCATTCTGAGCTACGTCCCTGCCATGTCCAATCTGGCCGAGGTGAACCATTTGTTCGATGGGTTTGCCTCGAACGCTGTGATTTCGATCATCGCGGTGATGATTGTCGGGGCGGGGTTGGACAAGACCGGATTGATGAACAAGGTCGCGGCCACGATTATGAAGCGCGGCGGCGCGACCGAGGCGCGTATTCAGCCCATCGTTGCGGGCACCGTGGGCGTGATCTCCAGCTTCATGCAAAATGTGGGCGCAGCGGCATTGTTTCTGCCGGTGATCAGCCGTATTTCGACGCGCTCTGGCATTCCCCTGAACCGTCTGGCGATGCCGATGGGGTTCTGCGCCATTCTGGGTGGAACGATGACGATGGTTGGGTCGTCCCCGCTGATCTTGCTGAACGATTTGATTGAAACCGCGAATACAAGCCTGCCGGAGGCACAGAAAATGCCAGCCTTCGGCTTGTTTTCGGTCACCCCCATTGGTGCGGTGCTGATCCTGTGCGGTATCCTTTATTTCCTGTTGCTGGGACGTTGGGTGTTGCCCGGAGGTGGGTCGGCCAGCAGTTCATCGGTCGGGCAGGGAATGTCGGCCTATCTGAAGCGGGTCTATGGCATCAAGGCAAATGTATACGAAGTCGATGTGCCTGCGGATAGCCAATTGGTGGGACAGATCCTTGCGGATGTGAACCTTGAGAACAACCTTTATATCATCTCGACTTTCTATCGTGGCAAGACGTCGATGGTGCAGGTGTTGACGGCTGAAATCGCCGCGCCCTGTCGTCTGGCGATCATTGGCAAGAAAACTGTGGTAGAGGCCTTCGCGGAGAAATATGGCCTGTCGATCTTTCCCGAACTGGACGTGTTCGTCGAGGAATTTGCCCCCACCAACGCGGGCATCGCCGAGATCGTCATTCCCCCAGAAAGCAAGCTGGTCGGGAAATCGCCTCGCGAGCTTGTGTTACGCAAGACCTATGGCCTGTCGCTACTGGCCATACACCGTGGCGAGGAAACACTGAGCCACGTGGAAACCGATGAACACAAACCCACGGCCATTGGTCTGGTCGAGTTTCAGGTGGGTGACATGTTGGTCGCCCATACCCGCTGGGACAACCTGACACGGCTGAAAGACGACCGGGATTTCGTCATCATCACTTCGGATTTCCCACAAGAAGAGCTGCGCCCCCACAAGGTTGGTTGGGCGCTTTTGTTCTTCGCCATTTCGATTTCGATGATCTTGTTCACCGACATTCGCCTGTCGCTGTGCCTGTTGACCGGGGCCGTCGGGATGCTGCTGGCGCGCGTGATCTCGATTGACGAGGCATATCAGGCGGTGGGCTGGAACACGGTCTTTCTTCTGGCAAGCCTGATCCCCTTGGGGCAGGCGGTGCAGAACACGGGCACGGCGGAATGGATCGCACAACAGATCCTGACCCTTCTGGATGGCTGGCCGCTTTGGGCCTTACAGACCGGTATCGCGATCCTGTCCACAGCCTTCTCGTTGGTGATGTCCAATGTGGGGGCGACCGTGCTTCTGGTGCCGCTGGCGGTGTCCATCGCGGTTGCCGCCGGGGGAGATCCGGCGCTGTTTGCCCTGACGGTGGCGATCTCCACCTCAAACTCGTTCATCATCCCGACCCATCAGGTGAACGCGCTGATCATGGGACCTGCAGGCTACAAGGTGAAGGACTTTGTCAAAAGCGGCGGGATCATGACGGTGATCTTCCTTGTCGTGTCGCTGGTCATGCTGAACGTGGTGTTCTGA
- a CDS encoding carnitinyl-CoA dehydratase, translating into MTDTPIKTHRDGHVLEVTLDRPKANAIDLATSRIMGEVFTDFRDDPNLRVAIVTGAGEKFFCPGWDLKAAADGDAVDGDYGLGGFGGLQELRGLNKPVIAAVNGICCGGGLELALSADIILAADHASFALPEIRSGTVADAASIKLPKRIPYHIAMEMLFTGRWLDADEAARWGMINHIYPAADLMAEARKLAALLASGPPLVYAAIKEVVREAEDMKFQDAMNRITKSQFESVEKLYRSEDQLEGARAFAEKRDPVWKGK; encoded by the coding sequence ATGACCGACACCCCCATCAAGACCCACCGCGACGGCCATGTGCTTGAGGTCACGCTGGACCGCCCCAAGGCCAACGCCATTGATCTTGCCACCAGCCGTATCATGGGTGAGGTGTTCACCGATTTTCGCGACGACCCCAATCTGCGCGTGGCCATTGTCACGGGCGCAGGCGAAAAATTCTTCTGCCCTGGTTGGGACCTAAAAGCGGCCGCAGACGGCGACGCGGTCGATGGCGATTACGGGCTGGGCGGGTTTGGCGGCTTGCAGGAACTGCGCGGGCTGAACAAGCCGGTCATTGCCGCCGTGAACGGCATTTGCTGCGGCGGTGGGCTGGAACTGGCTCTGTCTGCCGACATCATTCTGGCCGCCGATCATGCTAGCTTTGCGCTGCCGGAAATCCGGTCCGGCACTGTCGCCGATGCCGCCAGCATCAAGCTGCCCAAGCGCATCCCCTATCACATCGCGATGGAGATGCTATTCACCGGCCGCTGGCTGGATGCGGACGAGGCGGCGCGTTGGGGCATGATCAACCACATTTATCCCGCCGCCGACCTGATGGCCGAGGCTCGCAAACTGGCGGCCCTGCTCGCCTCGGGTCCGCCGCTGGTCTATGCCGCGATCAAGGAGGTTGTGCGCGAGGCCGAAGACATGAAGTTTCAGGACGCGATGAACCGGATCACCAAAAGCCAGTTTGAATCGGTCGAGAAGCTCTATCGCTCAGAAGACCAGTTGGAAGGCGCGCGCGCTTTTGCCGAGAAACGCGATCCAGTGTGGAAGGGTAAGTGA
- a CDS encoding fasciclin domain-containing protein codes for MLRRTFLSITAAALMATPAMADNHSMDIVDTAVGAGSFTTLVAAVEAAGLVDTLKGEGPFTVFAPTDEAFAALPEGTVETLLMPENKDQLTAILTYHVVPGKVTSADIAGKSMEVGTVNGAMAMVDATDGVKIDDANVVQADIETSNGMIHVIDAVIMPK; via the coding sequence ATGCTTCGCAGAACCTTTCTTTCAATCACCGCCGCCGCCCTTATGGCCACTCCGGCAATGGCGGACAATCACTCCATGGACATTGTTGACACAGCTGTTGGGGCTGGCAGCTTCACCACTCTGGTCGCCGCAGTCGAGGCCGCAGGCCTTGTTGACACCCTTAAGGGTGAAGGCCCGTTTACCGTCTTCGCCCCGACGGACGAAGCTTTTGCGGCCCTGCCAGAGGGCACCGTTGAAACGCTTCTGATGCCCGAGAACAAAGATCAACTGACCGCGATTCTGACCTATCACGTGGTGCCCGGCAAAGTAACGTCTGCTGACATTGCGGGTAAAAGCATGGAGGTTGGCACCGTGAATGGCGCAATGGCCATGGTTGATGCTACTGACGGGGTGAAGATCGACGATGCGAACGTCGTTCAGGCAGATATCGAGACCTCGAACGGTATGATCCACGTGATCGACGCGGTAATCATGCCGAAATAA
- a CDS encoding class II D-tagatose-bisphosphate aldolase, non-catalytic subunit: MADPLRDIVVRNRAGAKAAIPSVCSAQPDVLRASLLRAQALDRAVVIEATSNQVNQDGGYTGITPDGFIGYVHDIADKSGVDRDRIIFGGDHLGPQAWRVRPAQEAMDKARVLVRDYVKAGFRKIHLDCSEGCAGEPAQLGDEKTAERSADLAQVCVDACDNALDGLLFVIGTEVPPPGGARVDEEGDIPPTDSSAAKATLDAHANSFGDMATLIGGLVVQPGVEFSPTAVHHMPLERDPGLLAALDSWSAVCLEAHSTDYQHPAVFPRLAELGFAFQKIGPALTFAYRQALYALDQICAAPGSLEAEMEKVMLANPAYWQGHYHGDAKALYHQRHFGLADRIRYYWPDPAAQTAVAALRSGFDSPIPNAELQKVFDDDVLTRAEQLTGDQVQRLIDAQIQLALDPYFFDEAT; this comes from the coding sequence ATGGCTGATCCGCTGCGCGATATCGTGGTTCGAAACAGGGCGGGAGCGAAAGCGGCGATCCCGTCGGTCTGTTCGGCGCAACCCGACGTGCTGCGCGCATCCTTGTTGCGTGCGCAGGCGCTTGACCGCGCCGTGGTGATTGAAGCCACAAGCAATCAGGTCAACCAGGATGGCGGCTATACCGGGATCACTCCGGACGGCTTCATCGGTTATGTCCATGACATTGCAGATAAATCAGGTGTGGACCGCGATCGCATCATCTTTGGAGGTGACCACCTTGGCCCGCAAGCGTGGCGCGTAAGGCCAGCCCAAGAGGCAATGGACAAGGCGCGTGTGCTGGTGCGTGACTATGTAAAAGCCGGGTTTCGCAAGATCCACCTGGATTGTTCGGAAGGCTGTGCAGGCGAGCCTGCGCAACTGGGTGACGAAAAGACCGCAGAACGGTCCGCCGATCTGGCGCAGGTCTGTGTTGACGCTTGTGACAATGCCCTGGATGGCCTTTTGTTTGTCATCGGCACAGAGGTGCCACCGCCGGGTGGCGCGCGCGTGGACGAGGAGGGCGATATTCCCCCCACTGACTCGTCGGCGGCCAAAGCCACGTTGGACGCGCATGCGAACAGCTTCGGCGATATGGCAACCTTGATTGGCGGTCTGGTTGTGCAGCCGGGTGTCGAATTCAGCCCGACTGCCGTACATCACATGCCATTGGAGCGTGATCCCGGCCTTCTGGCCGCGTTGGACAGCTGGTCTGCTGTCTGCCTTGAAGCGCATTCGACGGATTATCAACACCCGGCCGTCTTCCCGCGCCTGGCTGAACTTGGCTTTGCCTTTCAGAAGATCGGTCCCGCCCTGACTTTCGCCTATCGACAGGCGCTTTATGCACTGGATCAGATCTGTGCCGCACCCGGTTCACTTGAAGCTGAAATGGAGAAGGTGATGCTGGCAAACCCCGCCTATTGGCAGGGGCATTATCACGGGGATGCAAAGGCGCTGTATCATCAACGTCATTTCGGGCTGGCCGACCGCATTCGCTATTACTGGCCTGACCCGGCCGCGCAGACGGCGGTGGCCGCGTTGCGAAGCGGGTTTGATAGCCCGATCCCGAACGCAGAGCTGCAAAAGGTGTTCGACGATGACGTGCTGACCCGCGCAGAGCAACTGACGGGCGATCAGGTGCAACGACTGATTGATGCACAGATACAACTTGCACTCGATCCCTATTTCTTTGATGAGGCGACATGA